The DNA sequence GATTTAGAAAATAAATTTAGTGGATTAGCTTCACCTTGGTTAAATGAAGAAAAACAAAAAGAAATAAAAAGTGTAATTTTTAATTGCGAAAATTTATCTACAAGAGAATTTATGGAGAAATTAATTGTGTAATTGTTAAATTGATGCATTGCTAAATTGCTTAATTGTTAAATGGCTAAATGGTTGTTTTAAATTTTCTTCCCATAAAATTTAATCTTTCAACAATTTAGTTATATAACAATTCAATAATAATTTAGAGAATTATAATGGAAAATGAACAAAAAAAATTCTTAAAATTAAATGATATCGAAGCATATAAAATTGCTTTCAATTTAAGTAACTATATTTGGGATATTGTAATTACTTGGGATATTTTTGCAAAGAAAACAATTGAAGAACAATATGTCGATGCAGTTGATTCTATCTCTGCAAATATTGCTGAAGGTTTTGGAAGATATTCAAAAAAGGATAAAATCAGATTTTATCGAATAAGTTTTGGTTCGGTCTTTGAATCATTGGACTGGAATCAAAAATCAATAGTGAAGAATTTATTAACTAAGGATCACAACAATTATATTTTCAATGAACTCCAAAAATTACCCAAATCAATAAATTCTTTAATTAGTTTTACGAATAATAAATTACAAATTTGATTCAAATTGCTTTTAACAATTAAGCAATTTATCAGTTTAACAATTCAAGAGAGTTTTATGCAAAAATCATTCGCCGGTCAAAAAGGACCAAAAGTTAGATCTGATTGTTACATCGAAATTGAAGAAACAAATTCCGGTGGAATTAAAATTGATCTGAAAAGTAAAGTTGATGTAATGTACGGAAGCTCAATAAAATCAATGCTTTTGGAAATGTGCAAGTATTTCAAAATTAAAAATGCAAATATTTTGTGCGAAGATTCCGGAGCTTTGCCATTTACAATTTCTGCTCGATTTGAATCTGCAATTAAAAGATTACATCCGGAAATTACCGATGAATTTTTGTTGCCGATGAATAAAAATAATTTGTATTCAACTGTAAAAGATAAATTGCGAAGAAGCCGTTTGTATCTTCCCGGAAATGAACCAAAATTTTATCCAAATGCCGGACTTCATTCCCCGGATGGAATTATTCTTGATTTAGAAGATAGCGTTTCTCCAACC is a window from the Ignavibacteriota bacterium genome containing:
- a CDS encoding four helix bundle protein: MENEQKKFLKLNDIEAYKIAFNLSNYIWDIVITWDIFAKKTIEEQYVDAVDSISANIAEGFGRYSKKDKIRFYRISFGSVFESLDWNQKSIVKNLLTKDHNNYIFNELQKLPKSINSLISFTNNKLQI